Below is a genomic region from Ancylomarina subtilis.
GAGGGATCATTCGAGGGATGGATGCGTCGAATAATTGTGAATACTGCCTTGGAACGATTCCGAAGCAAAACGCAATTGCATCCGGTTGAAGAATTTGACGATATCGAAGAGGATGAAGAATTGGATGTGAAGGATGCTCCTTTGGATGTTTTACTGAATTTTATTCAGGACTTGCCCGAGCGGTATAGAATGGTTTTTAGTCTGTATGTTTTAGATGGTTATCCTCACAATGAAATCGCTGAGGTTATGCAAATATCAGTGGGTACTTCTAAGTCGAATTTAGCCAGAGCCAGAAGTATTTTGAAAAGCAAATTAATAGCTTACTGGGATGATCAGGATTGTAAAAGTAATTTAAGAATATGTTAGGTAAAAATGGACATATTGATAAGGTATTCTCTGAAGGCTTGAAGGATTTATCGGTTCAGCCAAGGCCTGAGCTTTGGAATAAGATAAATGCCGATATAAAGCAAGGAAGAAGAAGGAAACGTGCTGCGGTGATTTTTATCACACTTGCAGCTGCAGCTTCTATTGCCTTACTATTTACCCTTTCGAATGGGATTTTGTTTCAGCAAGATACAGAAGTTAAGGGGGGTGATTTGTATTCTGAAATGAAAGATAATCTGAACTTAAAAAATGAGAGTCAAAGAG
It encodes:
- a CDS encoding RNA polymerase sigma factor; this encodes MKDKKLEQLIKDSIKGKSKAQECLYLEYSPKMMGVCLRYAKSYDEAEDILHDGFIKIFQSLKSFRFEGSFEGWMRRIIVNTALERFRSKTQLHPVEEFDDIEEDEELDVKDAPLDVLLNFIQDLPERYRMVFSLYVLDGYPHNEIAEVMQISVGTSKSNLARARSILKSKLIAYWDDQDCKSNLRIC